Within the Trichoderma breve strain T069 chromosome 3, whole genome shotgun sequence genome, the region AGTCCAAGGAAATGATTCGACGCAGGCTCTGGTGGTCATGTGTCTGGCATGATACCCTGACATCCTTGTCGTTTGATCGGTAAGATTTAGttgctcatcttcaaggTACCGAATGCAATGCTAATTCTACTGGCTGCATAGAAGTTCTATGACAAACATTCCGAGCTGCCCGATTCCCCACAATTTGGATGCAACAATTGGAAACTATGGCTATCTGGAGATGATGTATAATCTCATCGAGATTATTTCGCGGCGACTCAATCCCGATGTAATGGCCTCCGCTTCCTATGAGCAGATATTTGAGAATTGCGAGGCTGTCGAGGAGCTTCGTAAGCGGGCAGCACCCCATATgcaggacaaagaaaagTGCAAGACGGCACTGGATCGTCTTCAATTCTTCGCCATCCGCCTTCATACGTCCTTTGTTATCTCTGTCGCATGCCGACCGGCGCTTCGAAGGGACTGCACCTTTGAGCCGGCGCAAAAGCAAGCTCTGACAGACAGATGCAGGATCAATTTGACCGAGACGGTGAAAATGTTCCTTGCCATGCACCAGCTTTCGGTGATTCCCACGCGAAGCTGGGCCTTTACATACCATGGCCTGTCAtcggccttgctgcttggccTTTCTTCCGATACCAAGTCTGACCCCGAGGTTCGACAGCTCCAGGGAGATCTAATTGAAGCACTTTCTGCGACGGCGGCCAAGGAGGTTAGCTCCCCAGAGGCTCATGTCGCCAAGACTGATAAAGATATTGAGCTCTCGGGCCCCCTGTGGAGAGCACTTACAGCCCTCAAGAACATTTACGACCACGGACAAGTCAACATGTCGAGCCTGAAGCGGGAAGGCGACTTGTCTGCTGTTGCTAGTGGAAGTAGGACTCCCTTGCATCTCGGTCTGAATGGCCAGGGCGGCTACAATGCCATGATCTCGAATCCTTCGTTCCGTCCATTGCCGCAGGTGACAGATGCACGCGAAGACGCAgcaatggccatggccgagaTGCAAAACGGCTCATCCATGCAAGACATGACGGCGTACGTAAAGCAGCAAACtcgttttccttttttattctaTAGGCCTAACAGAATGCTAACTCACTAAATCAGGATGAGCTACCCTCAGCAAATGAATAGCAACCTCGCTATGGACGGCATACCGCCCATCGTCGATCCTATGCAATACAATGCACCCATGGAGCTGTACGATTCCATCTGGGTTGGTAAGTACAATCTCATAACAAGCTGATACAACTCACCGATAAACTAACAATCGGCTTAGAATCTCCTCCCGATCCATGGAACACTGGCATGGACGCCTTCAACTTTGACTTCCTGGCGCAACCTCCACCAGGTCAGAATCACCAGCAGTATTATTTCTAATTTGATAGGAGGATGGTAGGTAACTATGTAGTCTAGTATTCTGTTTTTTATGGATATCGTAATGGATTGGGGAGTAGGGAGTAACATTATGGACCATGACTATGATGAATACGCACATAGTgtgcagaaaaaaagcaaccGGGTTAATTGTGTTTATTAGTATGTACGAAAGGGGTGGTGAATTTGTCATTTTGATTAGCATATAGATTATATCTTTCCCAAGTTCTAATAATGATGAAATTGTTACTGTCACAAAGACGCTATGGTTAACCATCATGTACATGGATTCGGATTCAACCGTGTACAGCGTACAGCAAACGCATCTTCAACGGCCAGGAGACTTGTTGTCAGCGCTCTCTTTGATCATCCAGATTCTCGCGGGGTCACCCCTCGCGCGAATTCAGATCGCAAACAAAGTCCATGAACAGGGTTACCCATCCTCAGATGTTAAACCgccatccttggccttcATCACGACAATCAGTGCTCATCATCCAACATGTCTCCCTGTCCAACTATGCATTTATCACCAAGATATGGAGTAACAGCAGAAGCACTAGTATCACAAGAAAATGGACaagataaaaagaaaatggccaaatgctttttttttaaattcgAAGATTAcctgtttttattttttagtTGTTTATTTTTTCGTTCTCCTTGACGTGCTAGAaacgagcttcttcttcagatgcttgggcatcttctcctttcgCTTCTctcgcttggcctccttgacggccAACTTATGTTGCTACAGTAAGAAAAATCAAGTCAGTCATCACGCTCTCAAactcaacatcatccatcatATGGGGAAACATaccttcttct harbors:
- a CDS encoding fungal specific transcription factor domain-containing protein, whose amino-acid sequence is MVDNDADDQVPVDDLTPEEASRIIHSHRKVRYGTACWPCRQRKVKCDNQQPCENCVKREHPQLCSYKPNRSSASKHNATASHSRKRARSPSDGDENVKDERQESWPPAIGLSTNQDDSDSVPDRYVGQNSIPALLGEQSPNNKEDGTDIRRDMRSILGLDTSAPFPLMSSTHLQRLARDIATELPSDREVMKLFRTYKEIPQPFWGFVLDIDELESNLMIYLEDRSRNASKSVKASRPVTASWLAILFAVLAVGSQYHESPYHIRTKDSQKYIQISFHLLRLANFLLRPSFDSIQALLLTNFVLLNDMKAEASWALTGLTCRLAQSLGLHRPTIRASRENSPPAAKSKEMIRRRLWWSCVWHDTLTSLSFDRSSMTNIPSCPIPHNLDATIGNYGYLEMMYNLIEIISRRLNPDVMASASYEQIFENCEAVEELRKRAAPHMQDKEKCKTALDRLQFFAIRLHTSFVISVACRPALRRDCTFEPAQKQALTDRCRINLTETVKMFLAMHQLSVIPTRSWAFTYHGLSSALLLGLSSDTKSDPEVRQLQGDLIEALSATAAKEVSSPEAHVAKTDKDIELSGPLWRALTALKNIYDHGQVNMSSLKREGDLSAVASGSRTPLHLGLNGQGGYNAMISNPSFRPLPQVTDAREDAAMAMAEMQNGSSMQDMTAMSYPQQMNSNLAMDGIPPIVDPMQYNAPMELYDSIWVESPPDPWNTGMDAFNFDFLAQPPPGQNHQQYYF